From a single Papaver somniferum cultivar HN1 unplaced genomic scaffold, ASM357369v1 unplaced-scaffold_19, whole genome shotgun sequence genomic region:
- the LOC113338645 gene encoding uncharacterized protein LOC113338645 isoform X2: MCEGDEHLEMDMQHGSCGHDVDTILSMCKIEVSDDIRGYTVGGIYDTQTETYYVESFDEIFRIERIFLTRGVYEYYVTNMVIAKLDFSSMSWVEVKSLDDHVLFLSHSSALCCSTKELGFSRGCVYFTQIEEMSLYKYDLENKSIMLSLPCPDLPKPWFPPEWLMIPSTFRVDDKGRGTNRIGTERVLDNDDEKKGIEEARPWVTLDDDVVWSITSHLSPLDYIHLRAVRRNYRSVFPLVNWRRSCSTRNLQPAELSPWLVFAKDKEAVL; this comes from the exons atgtGCGAGGGTGATGAACATTTAGAGATGGATATGCAACATGGGTCATGTGGGCATGATGTTGATACAATCCTCTCTATGTGTAAAATTGAAGTTAGTGATGATATAAGAGGCTATACAGTGGGAGGAATTTATGATACTCAAACAGAAACATATTATGTGGAGTCTTTTGATGAAATATTCAGAATTGAAAGAATTTTCCTCACTAGAGGTGTTTATGAATATTATGTAACTAATATGGTGATAGCAAAGTTGGATTTCTCTTCGATGTCTTGGGTGGAAGTGAAAAGTTTGGATGATCATGTCTTATTTCTGAGCCATTCTTCTGCACTGTGTTGCTCGACCAAGGAGTTGGGTTTTAGTCGGGGTTGTGTGTATTTTACACAAATAGAGGAAATGAGCTTGTACAAGTATGACTTGGAAAACAAAAGTATAATGCTTTCTCTACCATGTCCTGATCTTCCTAAGCCATGGTTCCCTCCTGAGTGGCTCATGATTCCCTCAACTTTTAG GGTCGATGATAAAGGAAGAGGGACAAATCGAATAGGGACAGAACGTGTGTTAGACAATGATGATGAGAAAAAGGGTATTGAGGAAGCAAGACCTTGGGTTACACTTGATGATGATGTGGTGTGGTCGATAACAAGCCATCTAAGCCCGTTGGATTACATACATTTACGTGCTGTTCGAAGAAACTATAGGTCGGTATTTCCTTTAGTGAATTGGAGAAGATCCTGTTCTACTAGGAATTTACAACCCGCTGAACTGTCTCCATGGCTGGTTTTTGCCAAGGATAAGGAAGCCGTTTTATAG
- the LOC113338640 gene encoding F-box/kelch-repeat protein At1g57790-like → MELPDVPDGTDYKFRGISFSSWPTSSDCSVFAIRNYGIDEVFISFIKRGDETWTCGILDNVYLPPGKKDIAYEPTLNCPIFSRGAFYCLNLSGALGVFKFEENGIAWDILSMVPRSTCGFINKSYLVELEGKLLSVLLGHFGKWVRIFRLDMSEMVWVEVENLGQHALFISNTSCIATVAPTSQMENKIYFPRLHNEGILF, encoded by the coding sequence ATGGAACTGCCGGATGTACCTGATGGTACAGATTATAAGTTCCGAGGTATCTCATTCTCGTCATGGCCAACTTCTTCAGATTGCTCAGTTTTTGCCATAAGAAACTACGGGATAGATGAAGTATTTATCTCCTTCATTAAACGGGGAGATGAAACGTGGACATGTGGCATCTTAGATAATGTTTATTTGCCTCCTGGTAAGAAAGATATTGCATATGAGCCAACTCTCAACTGTCCAATATTCTCCCGTGGAGCTTTCTATTGTTTGAATCTGAGTGGAGCTTTAGGAGTATTCAAATTCGAAGAAAATGGCATTGCCTGGGACATTCTTTCCATGGTTCCCCGGTCTACTTGTGGTTTTATCAATAAGAGTTATTTGGTGGAGCTTGAAGGAAAGCTTTTATCTGTACTATTAGGCCATTTCGGAAAATGGGTTCGGATATTTAGATTGGACATGTCGGAAATGGTTTGGGTTGAAGTTGAAAATTTAGGACAGCATGCGTTGTTTATTAGCAATACATCTTGTATCGCAACAGTTGCTCCGACTAGTCAAATGGAGAACAAAATTTACTTTCCTAGGTTGCACAATGAAGGAATTTTATTTTAA
- the LOC113338645 gene encoding uncharacterized protein LOC113338645 isoform X1 — MCEGDEHLEMDMQHGSCGHDVDTILSMCKIEVSDDIRGYTVGGIYDTQTETYYVESFDEIFRIERIFLTRGVYEYYVTNMVIAKLDFSSMSWVEVKSLDDHVLFLSHSSALCCSTKELGFSRGCVYFTQIEEMSLYKYDLENKSIMLSLPCPDLPKPWFPPEWLMIPSTFSRVDDKGRGTNRIGTERVLDNDDEKKGIEEARPWVTLDDDVVWSITSHLSPLDYIHLRAVRRNYRSVFPLVNWRRSCSTRNLQPAELSPWLVFAKDKEAVL, encoded by the exons atgtGCGAGGGTGATGAACATTTAGAGATGGATATGCAACATGGGTCATGTGGGCATGATGTTGATACAATCCTCTCTATGTGTAAAATTGAAGTTAGTGATGATATAAGAGGCTATACAGTGGGAGGAATTTATGATACTCAAACAGAAACATATTATGTGGAGTCTTTTGATGAAATATTCAGAATTGAAAGAATTTTCCTCACTAGAGGTGTTTATGAATATTATGTAACTAATATGGTGATAGCAAAGTTGGATTTCTCTTCGATGTCTTGGGTGGAAGTGAAAAGTTTGGATGATCATGTCTTATTTCTGAGCCATTCTTCTGCACTGTGTTGCTCGACCAAGGAGTTGGGTTTTAGTCGGGGTTGTGTGTATTTTACACAAATAGAGGAAATGAGCTTGTACAAGTATGACTTGGAAAACAAAAGTATAATGCTTTCTCTACCATGTCCTGATCTTCCTAAGCCATGGTTCCCTCCTGAGTGGCTCATGATTCCCTCAACTTTTAG tAGGGTCGATGATAAAGGAAGAGGGACAAATCGAATAGGGACAGAACGTGTGTTAGACAATGATGATGAGAAAAAGGGTATTGAGGAAGCAAGACCTTGGGTTACACTTGATGATGATGTGGTGTGGTCGATAACAAGCCATCTAAGCCCGTTGGATTACATACATTTACGTGCTGTTCGAAGAAACTATAGGTCGGTATTTCCTTTAGTGAATTGGAGAAGATCCTGTTCTACTAGGAATTTACAACCCGCTGAACTGTCTCCATGGCTGGTTTTTGCCAAGGATAAGGAAGCCGTTTTATAG